A genomic segment from Paenibacillus sp. FSL K6-1096 encodes:
- the pseG gene encoding UDP-2,4-diacetamido-2,4,6-trideoxy-beta-L-altropyranose hydrolase: protein MMHNGLVPGASGPKSIFIRVDSSYQMGTGHVMRCLTLAAELRQRGAEVTFICRDLPGNLAGHIRSQGYTVELLPRPDDPSYAAFWLQTDWRTDALETVQRLTQASPAPADCLIADHYGIDRRWEQVVSAQVNRLMVIDDLADRPHHCSLLLDANASSARDRYQGLVPDGCVKLTGTGYTILRPEFRLAKRRLAERDGRVRRVLVFFGGTDPTGETLRALHALQNPAFAHLHADVVVGGMNCSKEAIAALCSSMPGVEYHCQIDYIAELMRKADLSIGAGGSTTWERCYLGLPSLTIVTADNQREITGLVHDLGAAYRLGETSDVTVHDIEQGLSLMLAHPSLVKEMSDKALQLMGEDRWDEVITRIMGGD, encoded by the coding sequence ATGATGCATAACGGACTTGTACCGGGCGCATCCGGCCCTAAGAGCATCTTCATCCGGGTGGATTCCTCCTACCAGATGGGGACCGGGCATGTGATGCGCTGCCTCACCCTTGCCGCTGAGCTTAGGCAGAGAGGGGCGGAGGTCACATTCATTTGCCGTGATCTCCCCGGTAATCTGGCCGGCCATATCCGCAGCCAAGGCTATACGGTGGAGCTGCTGCCCCGGCCGGATGATCCGTCCTATGCGGCATTCTGGCTCCAGACGGACTGGCGGACCGATGCGCTGGAGACGGTGCAGCGGCTTACGCAGGCCTCCCCGGCCCCGGCGGATTGTCTGATCGCCGATCATTACGGCATAGACCGCAGATGGGAGCAGGTCGTCAGCGCACAGGTGAACAGGCTGATGGTGATCGACGACCTGGCCGACCGGCCGCATCATTGCAGCCTGCTGCTGGATGCGAATGCGTCCAGTGCCCGGGACCGTTATCAGGGGTTGGTCCCGGACGGCTGCGTGAAATTAACGGGCACGGGGTACACCATTCTCCGTCCCGAATTCCGCTTGGCGAAGCGGCGGCTGGCGGAGCGGGACGGGAGGGTCCGGCGGGTGCTGGTGTTTTTTGGCGGCACCGATCCTACCGGCGAGACGCTGCGAGCCTTGCATGCGCTGCAGAACCCTGCTTTTGCCCATCTGCACGCTGATGTGGTGGTAGGCGGAATGAACTGCAGCAAGGAGGCTATTGCAGCGCTGTGCAGTTCAATGCCGGGTGTGGAGTATCATTGTCAGATTGATTACATCGCTGAGCTGATGCGGAAGGCGGATCTGTCGATTGGAGCAGGCGGGAGCACCACCTGGGAACGGTGTTATCTCGGCTTGCCCTCCCTGACCATTGTGACGGCGGATAACCAGCGGGAAATTACCGGTCTGGTGCATGATCTGGGGGCAGCTTACCGCCTGGGCGAGACCTCTGACGTTACTGTTCACGATATTGAGCAAGGACTAAGCCTCATGCTGGCTCATCCCTCCCTGGTGAAGGAGATGTCGGACAAGGCGCTTCAGCTTATGGGAGAGGACCGGTGGGATGAGGTTATTACGAGAATTATGGGAGGGGACTGA
- a CDS encoding N-acetylneuraminate synthase family protein, translating into MANVNVIAEIANAHMGDPGRLRELILAAAASGADGVKFQWFHYDSLATPDFSYYELYKDLAIDKQVWISSVQLARASGLKVWVDLYDEWGAELLAELADQVDGVKLPTTVLQSGSLIEALQHFGKPLIIGVGGWYEEELDDRLSYIRSHHEGPVILMHGFQGYPTDPRDSNLSRIAHLKHKYQLEVGFADHVDGDDPLAVDLPVYAYLLGADVIEKHITLNRAAKGTDYYSSLEPQEFKVMVEKLRRAEEVQGSLDIRESERKYLEDSTLRVVSGRDIRPGEIITAGNIRYKRSSVSEAFMAGEASASFPLIARSVIPANTPVTPVMVKTPKVCIAVICRLKSTRLRRKALLPVHGMASIERCLLNCLAIPGNYEVVLATSDLPEDEPLTKFTMNNRVRIVTGDPDNVAARLLSAAEATQSDIVVRVTGDTPAVSPEMMAYMIGQHLHTGADFTYAKESTVGTVGDVYTVEALRRLLGYSGSLTHAEYLSFYFMNNPELFRINNVAFPEEWVHPGWRLTLDEKQDLELLNHIYEALDIGARPLGFSELYEYLRIHPEVLELNRGIQLKWRDDTRLVQELNAATTLQKKQPPVNGASDDA; encoded by the coding sequence GTGGCTAACGTCAACGTAATTGCCGAGATTGCGAACGCCCATATGGGCGACCCCGGACGGCTGCGGGAGCTGATTCTGGCAGCCGCAGCCAGCGGGGCGGATGGGGTGAAATTTCAATGGTTCCACTATGACAGCCTTGCGACACCGGATTTCAGCTATTATGAACTCTACAAAGATCTGGCAATCGACAAGCAGGTCTGGATCAGCTCCGTGCAGCTGGCCAGAGCTTCCGGCCTTAAGGTGTGGGTCGATCTCTACGATGAATGGGGCGCGGAGCTGCTGGCCGAGCTTGCTGACCAGGTGGATGGAGTGAAGCTGCCGACAACCGTGCTGCAATCCGGCTCCTTGATTGAGGCGCTGCAGCACTTCGGCAAGCCGTTAATCATCGGTGTAGGGGGCTGGTATGAGGAAGAACTGGATGACCGTTTGTCCTATATAAGAAGCCATCATGAGGGACCGGTTATTCTGATGCACGGCTTTCAGGGATACCCGACAGACCCCCGGGATTCTAACCTGAGCCGGATTGCACACCTGAAGCATAAATACCAGCTGGAGGTCGGGTTCGCCGATCATGTGGATGGCGATGATCCGCTGGCGGTAGACCTGCCTGTGTATGCTTATCTGCTGGGCGCTGATGTCATAGAGAAGCATATTACCCTGAACCGTGCAGCCAAAGGAACGGATTACTACTCCTCGCTGGAGCCGCAGGAATTCAAAGTGATGGTAGAGAAGCTGCGCAGAGCCGAAGAGGTGCAGGGCAGCCTGGACATCCGCGAGTCGGAGCGAAAATATCTGGAGGATTCAACTCTGCGGGTCGTCTCCGGCAGGGACATCAGACCGGGTGAGATTATCACCGCCGGGAATATCCGTTATAAACGCTCCTCCGTATCCGAGGCCTTCATGGCCGGGGAGGCTTCCGCGTCTTTTCCGCTGATTGCGAGATCCGTAATACCCGCCAATACCCCGGTTACACCGGTCATGGTGAAGACGCCCAAGGTATGTATTGCCGTGATCTGCCGGTTGAAGTCCACCCGGCTCCGCCGGAAGGCGCTGCTCCCGGTTCATGGAATGGCCTCTATCGAGAGGTGTCTGCTTAATTGTCTGGCTATCCCCGGTAACTATGAAGTGGTCCTGGCCACCTCGGATCTTCCGGAGGATGAGCCGCTGACGAAGTTCACCATGAATAACCGGGTGAGGATCGTCACCGGTGATCCCGACAATGTAGCCGCGAGACTGCTGAGTGCGGCGGAAGCGACACAATCGGATATCGTAGTGCGGGTCACCGGCGATACTCCCGCAGTCTCACCGGAGATGATGGCTTATATGATCGGACAGCATCTGCACACGGGAGCCGATTTCACCTATGCCAAGGAATCGACAGTCGGCACCGTAGGAGATGTCTACACCGTGGAAGCTCTCAGACGGCTGCTGGGCTATTCCGGTTCACTTACACATGCCGAGTATCTGTCCTTTTATTTTATGAACAATCCTGAGCTGTTCCGTATTAACAATGTGGCCTTTCCGGAGGAGTGGGTGCATCCCGGCTGGCGGTTAACCTTAGATGAGAAACAGGATCTGGAGCTGCTTAACCATATTTACGAGGCTTTGGACATCGGGGCCAGACCGCTTGGCTTCAGTGAATTATACGAGTATCTGCGGATCCATCCGGAGGTTCTGGAGCTGAACAGGGGAATCCAGCTGAAGTGGCGGGATGATACCCGGCTGGTTCAGGAGCTGAATGCAGCAACCACTCTGCAAAAGAAGCAACCTCCGGTAAACGGGGCGTCGGATGATGCATAA
- the pseC gene encoding UDP-4-amino-4,6-dideoxy-N-acetyl-beta-L-altrosamine transaminase, which yields MKTSKLAIDGGKPVRAHYLPYGKQVIDEEDIASVVKVLQSDFLTSGPAIEQFEAEIAAFTGAKYAVAFSSGTAALHGACYAAGIGAGDEVITTPMTFAATANCVLYQGGVPVFADIDPQTYNLDPARVRERITERTKAIIPVHFTGQPADLDEILQIARKHNLIVIEDAAHALGASYKNTRIGSIGDMTMFSFHPVKHITTGEGGMITTNSPLFYEKLLQFRTHGITRDERRLRENHGPWYYEMQFLGYNYRITDIQTSLGISQLRKIKSFIKQRKQLAALYTKELSDVQELILPRQLPGAESSWHLYIVRLRLSGLSATRRTVFQALQKENIGVNVHYIPAYLHPYYESLGFRKGLCPVAESCYEEFITLPLYAGMEAQDVMDVVAAVKKVIGHYSNK from the coding sequence ATGAAGACAAGCAAACTGGCCATTGACGGCGGAAAGCCGGTACGTGCCCATTATCTGCCTTACGGCAAGCAGGTGATTGATGAGGAGGATATCGCATCGGTGGTGAAGGTGCTGCAAAGTGATTTTCTGACCAGCGGCCCGGCCATTGAGCAATTTGAGGCCGAGATTGCCGCGTTCACCGGCGCAAAGTATGCTGTGGCCTTCTCCAGCGGCACGGCGGCACTCCATGGAGCCTGCTATGCGGCCGGAATCGGTGCAGGGGATGAGGTGATCACCACTCCCATGACGTTTGCCGCCACAGCCAACTGTGTGCTGTATCAGGGAGGCGTCCCGGTGTTCGCCGATATTGACCCGCAGACGTATAATCTCGATCCGGCCCGGGTCAGGGAACGTATTACAGAGCGGACAAAAGCGATCATCCCCGTTCACTTCACCGGCCAGCCGGCTGACCTGGATGAGATTCTGCAGATTGCCCGCAAGCATAACCTGATCGTCATTGAAGATGCAGCCCATGCGCTTGGGGCCAGCTACAAGAATACCCGCATAGGCTCTATCGGGGATATGACGATGTTCAGCTTCCATCCTGTAAAGCACATAACAACGGGAGAAGGCGGAATGATCACCACCAATAGCCCGCTCTTTTATGAGAAGCTGCTCCAGTTCAGAACCCATGGCATTACCAGGGATGAGCGCAGGTTAAGGGAGAATCACGGGCCCTGGTATTATGAAATGCAGTTTCTGGGATACAACTACCGGATTACAGATATTCAGACCTCACTCGGCATCTCCCAGCTGCGCAAAATCAAGAGCTTCATCAAGCAGCGCAAGCAGCTTGCAGCCCTGTATACAAAGGAGCTGAGCGATGTCCAGGAGCTCATTCTTCCCCGGCAGCTTCCCGGTGCTGAGTCAAGCTGGCATCTGTACATTGTCAGACTCCGGCTCTCCGGGCTGTCGGCGACGCGGAGAACGGTTTTTCAGGCGCTGCAGAAGGAGAATATCGGTGTCAATGTCCACTACATTCCGGCCTATCTGCATCCTTACTATGAGAGCCTGGGCTTCCGTAAGGGATTATGCCCTGTCGCTGAGAGCTGCTATGAGGAATTCATTACCCTCCCGCTATATGCGGGCATGGAAGCTCAGGATGTAATGGATGTAGTAGCGGCGGTGAAGAAGGTGATTGGCCATTATTCAAATAAATAG
- a CDS encoding GDP-mannose 4,6-dehydratase, with translation MNILVTGGTGFIGRWVVGRLLQDGQRVWVVDNLANSSLDNLKEYEASEHLQKVQVLDLKDRAALQQLFRETSFDLCYHLAASINVQDSIDDPETTFNNDTLATFYLLEECRKHQVKMVFMSTCMVYARADSEQGIDEQSPIKPASPYAGAKIAAENMVLSYYFAYGLPVVVVRPFNTYGPYQKTGGEGGVVAIFIHNKLKGAPLNIYGDGTQSRDLLYVEDCAAFVVGAGYSDKLNGEIVNAGTGEDITVNQLAALIAGGQAPVKHVAHIHPQSEIQKLLCNYRKAEERLGWTPKVSIEEGIRKTEQWIVETYHRKEPFQHEDKQTGH, from the coding sequence ATGAATATACTCGTAACCGGCGGTACAGGGTTCATTGGCAGATGGGTGGTCGGGCGTTTGTTACAGGATGGACAAAGGGTATGGGTCGTCGATAATCTGGCCAATTCCTCGCTGGATAATCTGAAGGAGTATGAGGCCAGTGAGCATCTGCAGAAGGTGCAGGTGCTGGACCTCAAGGACAGAGCAGCCCTGCAGCAGCTTTTCCGGGAGACCTCCTTCGACCTGTGCTACCATCTGGCAGCAAGTATAAATGTTCAGGACAGTATCGATGATCCGGAGACTACGTTTAACAATGATACGTTAGCAACCTTTTATCTGCTGGAAGAATGCCGTAAGCACCAGGTGAAAATGGTGTTCATGAGCACCTGCATGGTCTACGCCAGAGCGGACAGTGAGCAGGGGATTGACGAGCAATCGCCCATAAAGCCTGCTTCCCCGTATGCCGGTGCCAAGATTGCCGCAGAGAATATGGTGCTGTCCTATTACTTCGCTTATGGCCTGCCGGTTGTGGTCGTGCGACCCTTTAACACGTATGGCCCATATCAGAAAACCGGCGGCGAAGGCGGCGTGGTGGCGATCTTCATTCACAACAAGCTGAAGGGTGCACCGCTGAATATCTATGGTGACGGCACACAATCACGGGACTTGCTGTATGTGGAGGATTGCGCCGCTTTCGTGGTCGGGGCAGGCTACAGCGATAAGCTGAATGGTGAAATTGTGAATGCAGGCACGGGCGAGGATATTACGGTGAATCAGCTGGCAGCGCTCATTGCTGGCGGGCAGGCTCCCGTAAAGCATGTGGCCCATATCCATCCGCAGAGCGAGATCCAGAAGCTGCTGTGCAATTACCGCAAGGCGGAGGAGCGGCTGGGCTGGACCCCGAAGGTTAGCATTGAAGAGGGGATTCGCAAGACCGAGCAATGGATTGTAGAAACCTATCACCGGAAGGAGCCGTTCCAACATGAAGACAAGCAAACTGGCCATTGA
- a CDS encoding SDR family NAD(P)-dependent oxidoreductase yields the protein MKKENGRFFRNKKILVIGGTGTIGKSLVKLILEQEPETVRILSRDEYKQFRLLNEVNGHGKLSCLIGDVRDYERVLAAMEDIDYVFHTAAMKHVSFCEYNPFEAVLTNIVGTHNVIRAAKRQRVQKVVFTSTDKAISPTNNYGATKLTAEKLIASAETLGGRGQTVFCTVRFGNVMGSRGSVIPLFVKQAREGKAITVTDLSMTRFMMTLEQATKLTVQSLRIAKGGETFILKMPVIRLQDLAEVVAEEASGKFGVPAAAQISEVGLKPGEKRYEELMTYEESLSAYELPDVYIVPSPYASVQSYGDAGRPEPGTYSSEGAAPLTKEQVRRLVLDQNLI from the coding sequence ATGAAAAAAGAAAATGGAAGATTCTTTAGAAACAAAAAGATTCTGGTGATTGGCGGAACCGGCACGATCGGGAAAAGCCTGGTAAAGCTGATTCTGGAGCAGGAGCCGGAAACCGTCCGCATTCTCAGCAGGGATGAATACAAGCAATTCAGGCTGCTGAATGAAGTGAACGGACACGGGAAGCTGAGCTGCCTGATTGGCGATGTGCGGGATTATGAGCGTGTCCTGGCTGCGATGGAGGATATCGACTATGTGTTCCATACAGCGGCCATGAAGCATGTCTCCTTCTGCGAATATAACCCGTTCGAGGCGGTGCTGACGAATATTGTCGGCACCCATAATGTGATCCGGGCAGCGAAGCGGCAGAGGGTACAGAAGGTCGTGTTCACCAGCACCGATAAGGCCATTTCACCGACCAATAATTATGGGGCCACCAAGCTGACGGCAGAGAAGCTGATCGCTTCCGCAGAGACCCTGGGGGGCCGGGGGCAGACGGTATTCTGCACCGTGCGGTTTGGTAATGTCATGGGCTCCAGGGGATCGGTGATCCCTTTGTTTGTGAAGCAAGCCCGGGAGGGCAAGGCCATCACTGTCACCGATCTGTCGATGACCCGGTTCATGATGACCCTGGAGCAGGCGACGAAGCTTACCGTCCAGTCCCTTAGAATCGCCAAGGGCGGCGAGACGTTCATTCTGAAGATGCCGGTGATCAGGCTTCAGGATCTGGCTGAGGTGGTGGCCGAGGAGGCTTCGGGGAAATTCGGAGTTCCCGCTGCGGCGCAGATATCTGAGGTCGGACTCAAGCCCGGTGAGAAAAGATACGAAGAGCTGATGACGTATGAGGAATCCCTGAGCGCTTATGAGCTGCCGGATGTCTACATTGTTCCTTCTCCCTATGCCTCTGTGCAGTCCTACGGCGATGCGGGCAGACCGGAGCCGGGCACCTACAGCTCGGAGGGAGCAGCTCCGCTGACGAAGGAGCAGGTAAGGAGACTGGTGCTGGATCAAAATCTAATCTAA